The Methylobacterium currus genome contains a region encoding:
- the gltB gene encoding glutamate synthase large subunit — translation MSGTDQSQHPTRGQAVPALVVRDPALPARQGLYHPGNEKDACGVGFIADMHNRQSHAIVQQGLQILENLDHRGAVGADPKMGDGCGILVQVPHGFFAAEAERLGIKLPEAGYYGVGQLYMPQDEQGFKTVEGIVEKAIADEGLTLLGWRDVPVDSSDLGESVKASEPRHRQVFIGRPASSVDQDAFERRLFLVRKVISNAVYTLKDERLKEFYPVSLSSRTIVYKGMVLVNQLGHYYLDLKDERFVSALALVHQRFATNTFPTWRLSHPYRMVAHNGEINTLRGNVNWMAARQASVDSELFGNDISKLWPISYEGQSDTACFDNALEFLVQGGYPLAHAMMMLVPEAWAGNPLMSEEQRAFYEYHAALMEPWDGPAALCFTDGRQIGATLDRNGLRPARYLVTDDGLVVLASEMGVLPIPDEKIVSSWRLQPGRMLLIDLEKGRIVSNEEIKSELAAAHPYKEWLKRTQIVLEDLRPVQPRESRTDVSLLDRQQAFGYTQEDLKLLMQPMAVTGQEAVGSMGTDTPLSALSDKPKLLYTYFKQNFAQVTNPPIDPIREEAVMSLVSFIGPRPNILDLEGTSRKKRLEVRQPILTNADLEKIRCIGHFEDRFDTKTLDITYAAETGAQAMEGALDRLCDRAEAAVRGGYNIIVLSDRAVGPDRIPIPALLATAAVHNYLIRKGLRTSVGLVLESGEPREVHHFACLAGYGAEAINPYLAFETLIAMKDELPPELADDEIVYRYIKSIDKGLLKVMSKMGISTYQSYCGAQIFDAIGLNSAFVERDFFGTATTIEGIGMAEIAEETVRRHRDAFGDAPVYRTALDVGGEYAYRLRGEAHTWTPDTVATLQHAVRLNLPERYRAFAKMVNEQENHLKTIRGLFRIKSAAEIGRAPVDIDAVEPAAEIVKRFATGAMSYGSISKEAHETLAIALNSFGGRSNSGEGGEERERFRPLPDGRSRRSAIKQVASGRFGVTTDYLVNADMMQIKVAQGAKPGEGGQLPGHKVDAKIAKVRHSTPGVGLISPPPHHDIYSIEDLAQLIFDLKNVNPAADVSVKLVAEVGVGTVAAGVAKARADHITISGFDGGTGAAPLTSIKHAGGPWEIGLAETQQTLVLNHLRGRVALQADGGIRTGRDVLIAALLGADQFGFSTAPLIAAGCIMMRKCHLNTCPVGVATQDPVLRKRFKGTPEHVINYFFFVAEEVRELMAGLGVTKLDELIGRSEYLDKLAAISHWKAKGLDFTRLFHKPDVPETVALRHVEAQKHPIDQVLDRRLIAAVGDAIETGAAVTVEDVIRNSDRAAGAMLSGMVAKAHGHEGLPDDTITVKLTGTAGQSFGAWLAAGVTLSLTGHANDYVGKGLSGGKLIIRPSDALGSPSDRTIMVGNTVLYGAIAGEAYIRGAAGERFAVRNSGAIAVVEGMGDHGCEYMTGGVVVSIGETGRNFAAGMSGGIAYVLDEDGSFAKRCNLSMVDLEPVEEEDEFMRRFHQDGDLETKGRIDILADMSGHDEERLVGLINNHLKYTGSVRAKAIIDNWQTYRTKFVKVMPVEYRRALREMERARMPVAAE, via the coding sequence ATGAGCGGCACGGACCAGTCCCAGCACCCCACCCGCGGGCAGGCGGTCCCCGCCCTCGTCGTGCGCGATCCGGCCCTGCCGGCGCGTCAGGGCCTCTATCATCCCGGCAACGAGAAGGATGCCTGCGGCGTCGGCTTCATCGCCGACATGCACAACCGCCAGAGCCACGCCATCGTCCAGCAGGGCCTGCAGATCCTGGAGAACCTCGACCATCGCGGCGCGGTCGGCGCCGACCCGAAGATGGGCGACGGCTGCGGCATCCTGGTGCAGGTCCCGCACGGCTTTTTCGCGGCGGAGGCCGAGCGCCTCGGCATCAAGCTGCCGGAGGCCGGGTATTACGGCGTCGGCCAGCTCTACATGCCGCAGGACGAGCAGGGTTTTAAGACCGTCGAGGGGATCGTCGAGAAGGCGATCGCCGACGAGGGCCTGACGCTGCTCGGCTGGCGCGACGTGCCGGTCGATTCGAGCGACCTCGGCGAGAGCGTGAAGGCGAGTGAGCCGCGCCACCGCCAGGTGTTCATCGGCCGTCCGGCCTCCAGCGTCGACCAGGACGCCTTCGAGCGCCGGCTGTTCCTCGTCCGCAAGGTGATCTCGAACGCCGTCTACACCCTCAAGGACGAGCGGCTGAAGGAATTCTACCCGGTCTCGCTGTCCTCGCGCACCATCGTCTACAAGGGCATGGTGCTGGTGAACCAGCTCGGCCACTATTACCTCGACCTGAAGGACGAGCGCTTCGTCTCGGCGCTGGCGCTCGTGCACCAGCGCTTCGCCACCAACACCTTCCCGACCTGGCGCCTGTCGCACCCCTACCGGATGGTCGCGCATAACGGCGAGATCAACACGCTGCGCGGCAACGTGAACTGGATGGCGGCGCGCCAGGCCAGCGTCGATTCGGAGCTGTTCGGCAACGACATCTCGAAGCTCTGGCCGATCTCCTACGAGGGCCAGTCGGACACCGCCTGCTTCGACAACGCGCTGGAGTTCCTGGTCCAGGGCGGCTACCCGCTCGCCCACGCGATGATGATGCTGGTGCCCGAGGCCTGGGCCGGCAACCCGCTGATGAGCGAGGAGCAGCGCGCCTTCTACGAGTACCACGCCGCCCTGATGGAGCCGTGGGACGGCCCGGCCGCGCTCTGCTTCACCGACGGCCGCCAGATCGGCGCCACCCTCGACCGCAACGGCCTGCGCCCCGCCCGCTACCTCGTCACCGATGACGGGCTTGTCGTCCTCGCCTCCGAGATGGGCGTGCTGCCGATCCCGGACGAGAAGATCGTCTCGTCCTGGCGCCTCCAGCCGGGCCGGATGCTCCTGATCGACCTCGAGAAGGGGCGCATCGTCTCCAACGAGGAGATCAAGAGCGAGCTCGCCGCCGCCCACCCCTACAAGGAGTGGCTGAAGCGCACCCAGATCGTGCTCGAGGACCTGCGCCCGGTGCAGCCGCGCGAGTCGCGCACCGACGTGTCGCTGCTCGATCGCCAGCAGGCCTTCGGCTACACCCAGGAAGACCTGAAGCTGCTGATGCAGCCGATGGCCGTGACCGGCCAGGAGGCGGTCGGCTCGATGGGTACGGACACGCCGCTCTCGGCGCTCTCCGACAAGCCGAAGCTCCTCTACACCTACTTCAAGCAGAACTTCGCGCAGGTAACGAACCCGCCGATCGACCCGATCCGCGAGGAGGCCGTGATGAGCCTCGTCTCGTTCATCGGGCCGCGGCCGAACATCCTCGACCTCGAGGGCACCTCGCGCAAGAAGCGCCTCGAGGTGCGCCAGCCGATCCTGACCAACGCGGACCTGGAGAAGATCCGCTGCATCGGCCATTTCGAGGACCGCTTCGACACCAAGACCCTCGACATCACCTACGCGGCCGAGACCGGCGCGCAGGCGATGGAGGGTGCCCTCGACCGCCTCTGCGACCGCGCCGAGGCGGCGGTGCGCGGCGGCTACAACATCATCGTGCTCTCGGACCGCGCCGTCGGGCCGGACCGGATCCCGATCCCGGCCCTGCTCGCCACCGCCGCGGTGCACAACTACTTGATCCGCAAGGGGCTTCGCACCTCGGTCGGGCTCGTGCTCGAATCGGGTGAGCCGCGCGAGGTGCATCATTTCGCGTGCCTGGCCGGCTACGGCGCCGAGGCGATCAACCCGTATCTCGCCTTCGAGACGCTGATCGCGATGAAGGACGAGCTGCCGCCCGAGCTGGCCGACGACGAGATCGTCTACCGCTACATCAAGTCGATCGACAAGGGCCTGCTCAAGGTGATGTCCAAGATGGGCATCTCGACCTATCAATCCTATTGCGGCGCGCAGATCTTCGACGCGATCGGGCTGAATTCGGCCTTCGTCGAGCGCGACTTCTTCGGCACGGCGACGACGATCGAAGGGATCGGCATGGCCGAGATCGCCGAGGAGACGGTGCGCCGCCACCGCGACGCCTTCGGCGACGCGCCGGTCTACCGCACCGCCCTCGATGTCGGCGGCGAATACGCCTACCGCCTGCGCGGCGAGGCGCATACCTGGACGCCGGACACCGTCGCGACGCTCCAGCACGCCGTGCGGCTCAACCTGCCCGAGCGCTACCGGGCCTTCGCCAAGATGGTGAACGAGCAGGAGAACCACCTCAAGACGATCCGTGGCCTGTTCCGGATCAAGAGCGCGGCGGAGATCGGCCGGGCCCCGGTCGACATCGACGCGGTCGAGCCGGCGGCCGAGATCGTGAAGCGCTTCGCGACCGGCGCGATGTCCTACGGCTCGATCTCGAAGGAGGCGCACGAGACCCTGGCGATCGCCCTCAACTCCTTCGGCGGCCGCTCGAACTCGGGCGAGGGCGGCGAGGAGCGCGAGCGCTTCCGGCCGCTGCCGGACGGCCGCTCGCGCCGCTCGGCGATCAAGCAGGTCGCCTCGGGCCGCTTCGGCGTCACGACGGATTACCTCGTCAATGCCGACATGATGCAGATCAAGGTGGCTCAGGGAGCGAAGCCCGGCGAGGGCGGCCAGCTGCCCGGCCACAAGGTCGACGCCAAGATCGCCAAGGTCCGGCACTCGACCCCGGGCGTCGGCCTGATCTCGCCGCCGCCGCACCACGACATCTACTCGATCGAGGATCTGGCCCAGCTGATCTTCGACCTGAAGAACGTCAACCCGGCGGCCGATGTCTCGGTGAAGCTGGTGGCGGAGGTCGGTGTCGGCACGGTGGCGGCCGGCGTCGCCAAGGCGCGCGCCGACCACATCACCATCTCGGGCTTCGACGGCGGCACCGGCGCGGCACCCCTGACCTCGATCAAGCACGCCGGCGGTCCCTGGGAGATCGGCCTCGCCGAGACCCAGCAGACCCTGGTGCTCAACCACCTGCGCGGCCGGGTGGCGCTCCAGGCCGATGGCGGCATCCGCACCGGCCGGGACGTGCTGATCGCGGCGCTTCTCGGCGCCGACCAGTTCGGCTTCTCGACCGCGCCCCTGATCGCGGCCGGCTGCATCATGATGCGCAAGTGCCACCTCAACACCTGCCCGGTCGGCGTCGCGACCCAGGATCCGGTGCTGCGCAAGCGCTTCAAGGGCACGCCCGAGCACGTCATCAACTACTTCTTCTTCGTCGCCGAAGAGGTGCGCGAGCTGATGGCCGGCTTGGGCGTCACCAAGCTCGACGAGCTGATCGGGCGCTCGGAATACCTCGACAAGCTCGCGGCGATCTCGCACTGGAAGGCCAAGGGCCTCGACTTCACCCGGCTGTTCCACAAGCCGGACGTGCCGGAGACCGTCGCGCTCCGCCACGTCGAGGCGCAGAAGCACCCGATCGACCAGGTCCTCGACCGGCGGCTCATTGCGGCCGTCGGCGACGCGATCGAGACCGGCGCCGCGGTGACGGTCGAGGACGTGATCCGCAACTCCGACCGGGCGGCGGGCGCGATGCTCTCGGGAATGGTCGCCAAGGCGCACGGCCACGAGGGTCTGCCGGACGACACCATCACGGTGAAGCTCACCGGCACCGCCGGCCAGAGCTTCGGCGCGTGGCTCGCCGCCGGCGTGACCTTGAGCCTGACCGGCCACGCCAACGACTATGTCGGCAAGGGCCTGTCAGGCGGCAAGCTGATCATCCGGCCCTCGGATGCGCTGGGCTCGCCGTCGGACCGCACCATCATGGTCGGCAACACGGTGCTGTACGGCGCCATCGCGGGCGAGGCCTATATCCGGGGTGCGGCCGGCGAGCGCTTCGCGGTGCGCAACTCGGGCGCCATCGCGGTCGTCGAGGGCATGGGCGACCATGGCTGCGAGTACATGACCGGCGGCGTGGTCGTGTCGATCGGCGAGACCGGGCGCAACTTCGCGGCCGGCATGTCGGGCGGCATCGCCTACGTCCTGGACGAGGACGGGTCCTTCGCCAAGCGCTGCAACCTGTCGATGGTCGATCTCGAGCCGGTCGAGGAGGAGGACGAGTTCATGCGTCGCTTCCACCAGGACGGCGACCTGGAGACCAAGGGGCGCATCGACATCCTGGCAGACATGTCCGGCCATGACGAGGAGCGCCTGGTCGGCCTCATCAACAACCACCTGAAGTATACCGGCTCGGTGCGCGCCAAGGCGATCATCGACAACTGGCAGACCTACCGCACCAAGTTCGTGAAGGTGATGCCGGTCGAGTACCGGCGGGCCCTGCGCGAGATGGAGCGGGCCCGGATGCCGGTGGCGGCGGAGTAA
- a CDS encoding glutathione S-transferase family protein: MKIYGDTVSGNCLKVRYVADHLGLAHTWVPVDIMKGESRTPEYLARFPMGQVPGVVFDDGRTLAQSNAIIRYLARGSSLLPDDPWMQAKIDEWLFWEQYSHEPTIAVCRFHMRYRGEPAETRDPKRVAGGEAALDLMERHLTATRWFVGDAVSIADVALFAYTQFADEGGFDLSGRPAIRAWLTRCGEVLPTSATVAGVVETRRRPDHFTN, encoded by the coding sequence GTGAAGATCTACGGCGACACGGTGTCGGGCAACTGCCTGAAGGTGCGGTACGTCGCCGATCACCTCGGGCTCGCCCATACGTGGGTGCCCGTCGACATCATGAAGGGTGAGAGCCGCACGCCCGAATACCTCGCCCGCTTTCCCATGGGCCAGGTTCCGGGTGTGGTCTTCGACGACGGGCGGACGCTCGCCCAGTCGAACGCGATCATCCGGTACCTCGCCCGCGGCTCGTCCCTGCTGCCGGACGATCCGTGGATGCAGGCCAAGATCGACGAGTGGCTGTTCTGGGAGCAGTACAGCCACGAGCCGACCATCGCGGTCTGCCGCTTCCATATGCGCTACCGGGGCGAACCGGCCGAGACCCGCGACCCGAAGCGGGTGGCCGGGGGCGAGGCCGCCCTCGACCTGATGGAGCGACACTTGACCGCCACCCGGTGGTTCGTCGGCGACGCCGTCAGCATCGCGGATGTCGCCTTGTTCGCCTATACGCAATTCGCCGACGAGGGCGGATTCGATCTCTCGGGCCGGCCCGCCATCCGGGCCTGGCTCACCCGTTGCGGGGAGGTGCTCCCCACATCCGCCACCGTCGCCGGGGTCGTCGAGACCCGCCGCCGGCCCGATCACTTCACGAACTGA
- a CDS encoding glutamate synthase subunit beta: MGKVTGFLEFDRQEQKYQLAADRVRHFLEFTLPLDEHDLKKQAARCMDCGIPFCHGPTGCPVHNQIPDWNDLVYNADWEEAARNLHSTNNFPEFTGRICPAPCEEACTLNLENQPVAIKTIEQAIADKAWSMGWVVPEPAEAKTGKRVAIIGSGPAGLAAAQQLARVGHDVHVFEREPKAGGLLRYGIPDFKMEKRHIDRRVRQMEAEGVQFHYGVNIGVTRSFASLHNEFDAVLFAGGAEAPRDPGLPGQELEGVHFAMPYLVQSNRRVGQEFDNAAATAEPPILAAGKNVVVIGGGDTASDCVGTAFRQGALSVTQLDIRPRPPEREDKLTVWPYWATKMRTSSSQAEGAEREFQAATLRIDGKKGKVKGVVCARVDESRKPIPGSEFLLPADLVFMAIGFAGPLAKGLLEESGVARDKRGNVLADDVQYRTSNDKVWVAGDMRRGQSLVVWAIREGRQAARAIDEALMGATTLPL; this comes from the coding sequence ATGGGCAAGGTCACAGGCTTCCTCGAATTCGACCGGCAGGAGCAGAAGTATCAGCTCGCGGCCGACCGCGTGCGCCACTTCCTCGAATTCACCCTGCCGCTCGACGAGCACGACCTGAAGAAGCAGGCGGCGCGCTGCATGGATTGCGGCATCCCGTTCTGCCACGGCCCGACCGGCTGTCCGGTCCACAACCAGATCCCGGACTGGAACGACCTCGTCTACAATGCGGATTGGGAGGAGGCGGCGCGCAACCTGCACTCCACCAACAATTTCCCGGAATTCACCGGCCGCATCTGCCCCGCCCCGTGCGAGGAGGCCTGCACCCTCAACCTCGAGAACCAGCCGGTGGCGATCAAGACCATCGAGCAGGCCATCGCCGACAAGGCGTGGAGCATGGGCTGGGTCGTGCCCGAGCCTGCCGAGGCCAAGACCGGCAAGCGGGTGGCGATCATCGGGTCGGGCCCGGCCGGCCTCGCGGCGGCCCAGCAACTCGCCCGCGTCGGCCACGACGTCCACGTCTTCGAGCGCGAGCCGAAGGCCGGCGGCCTGCTGCGCTACGGCATCCCCGACTTCAAGATGGAGAAGCGCCACATCGACCGCCGGGTGCGGCAGATGGAGGCCGAGGGCGTGCAGTTCCATTACGGCGTCAACATCGGCGTCACCCGCTCCTTCGCCAGCCTGCACAACGAGTTCGACGCCGTGCTGTTCGCCGGCGGTGCCGAGGCCCCGCGCGATCCGGGCCTGCCGGGCCAGGAGCTCGAGGGCGTGCACTTCGCCATGCCCTACCTGGTCCAATCGAACCGCCGCGTCGGCCAAGAGTTCGACAATGCGGCTGCCACGGCCGAGCCGCCGATCCTCGCCGCCGGCAAGAACGTCGTGGTGATCGGCGGCGGCGACACCGCCTCGGATTGCGTCGGCACCGCCTTCCGCCAGGGCGCCCTCTCGGTCACCCAGCTCGACATCCGCCCGCGCCCGCCGGAGCGGGAGGACAAGCTGACCGTGTGGCCCTATTGGGCGACCAAGATGCGCACCTCCTCCAGCCAGGCGGAGGGCGCCGAGCGCGAGTTCCAGGCCGCGACCCTGCGCATCGACGGGAAGAAGGGCAAGGTGAAGGGCGTGGTCTGCGCCCGGGTCGACGAGTCCCGCAAGCCGATCCCCGGCTCCGAGTTCCTGCTGCCGGCCGATCTCGTCTTCATGGCGATCGGCTTTGCCGGCCCATTGGCCAAGGGCCTGCTGGAGGAATCCGGTGTCGCCCGCGACAAGCGCGGCAACGTGCTGGCCGACGACGTCCAGTACCGGACCTCGAACGACAAGGTCTGGGTCGCCGGCGACATGCGCCGCGGCCAGTCCCTGGTGGTCTGGGCGATCCGCGAGGGCCGGCAGGCGGCCCGCGCCATCGACGAAGCGCTGATGGGCGCGACGACCCTGCCGCTGTGA
- a CDS encoding TonB-dependent siderophore receptor, which yields MRPRSCPAKRRRSPLLLALLAGAAPSLAAGRAGAQESGETIALDTITVAGSSQGTGGPQFTETATGPVQGYRATRSATATKTDTALRDIPQTVNVVPREVLVDRAETRLTDALFNVSNVQPGGTIQGRSDTFIIRGFRTQTYAIDGVFMNQASNFYPVQRDLADVERIEVLKGPASVLYGRGDPGGVINIVTRQPSLVPTADASIQGGSFGFRRVQGSASGPVPGADGLAARLSFGTQVDPTFRDLAGRDNSRFFIAPALTWNPSPDTRVSFIGEFTRQDTVYDEGLIARNGRVPLDNISRYYGEPFSRYNANANFGTLKVEHDFNEHLMLRQVLNAQSGSFDAIAARATGVSANGLTVTRRTTAATSTYASVDSQTELVAKFDVLGLHHTALLGVEYFNGYRRAVTTQGPLSSVRFLNPVPGLALPGALSLQSDLKQKNELTGLYAQDQIDLGYGLQLLLGLRYDTGTQFYFSRTPTSTAIPPDQQLSGLSPRVGLIYRVAEPLALYASYTTSFKPQTANVFGVVNPPPETGEQIEVGTRFDFSPDLSLTASVFDITRNNVSANDPVRTNYSIITGQQRSKGVEADLAGTILPGWKIIGGVGYTDARVTRDTTIPVGNRLEAAPLFSGSFWTTYQVQEGAWRGLGLGVGVTYVGSRFGDISNTYKVGAYTRVDAAVFYDLDEHARFSLNLKNLTDARYIEQPFNQFNNLPGAPFSVLATLTARM from the coding sequence GTGCGCCCACGTTCCTGTCCCGCGAAACGGCGCCGCTCGCCGCTGCTCCTCGCTCTGCTCGCGGGCGCGGCGCCGAGCCTCGCGGCGGGCCGTGCAGGGGCACAGGAGTCCGGCGAGACCATCGCCCTCGACACCATCACGGTCGCCGGCTCGTCGCAGGGCACGGGGGGCCCGCAATTCACCGAAACCGCCACCGGCCCGGTCCAGGGCTACCGCGCGACCCGCAGTGCCACGGCGACCAAGACCGACACAGCCCTGCGCGACATTCCGCAGACCGTCAACGTCGTGCCCCGCGAGGTCCTGGTCGACCGTGCGGAGACCCGGCTGACCGATGCGCTATTCAACGTCAGCAACGTGCAGCCCGGCGGCACCATCCAGGGCCGCAGCGACACCTTCATCATCCGCGGCTTCCGGACCCAGACCTACGCCATCGACGGCGTGTTCATGAACCAGGCCAGCAACTTCTACCCGGTCCAGCGCGACCTCGCCGATGTCGAGCGGATCGAGGTGCTGAAAGGGCCGGCCTCGGTGCTCTACGGTCGCGGCGATCCGGGCGGCGTCATCAACATCGTCACCCGCCAGCCGAGCCTGGTGCCGACGGCGGATGCCAGCATTCAGGGCGGCAGCTTCGGCTTCCGGCGGGTGCAGGGCTCGGCCTCCGGCCCGGTGCCGGGGGCCGATGGGCTGGCCGCCCGCCTCAGCTTCGGGACGCAGGTCGACCCGACCTTCCGCGACCTCGCCGGGCGCGACAATTCCCGCTTCTTCATCGCCCCGGCGCTCACCTGGAACCCGAGCCCGGACACAAGGGTCTCGTTCATCGGCGAGTTCACCCGGCAGGACACGGTCTACGACGAGGGCCTGATTGCCCGGAACGGCCGCGTGCCGCTCGACAACATCTCGCGCTACTACGGCGAGCCGTTCTCGCGTTACAACGCCAACGCGAATTTCGGCACCTTGAAGGTCGAGCACGACTTCAACGAGCACCTCATGCTGCGTCAGGTGCTCAACGCCCAGAGCGGCAGCTTCGACGCGATCGCGGCCCGCGCCACCGGCGTCTCGGCCAACGGGCTCACCGTCACCCGGCGCACCACCGCCGCCACCTCGACCTACGCCTCCGTCGACAGCCAGACTGAGCTGGTGGCGAAGTTCGACGTTCTCGGCCTGCACCACACCGCGCTGCTCGGCGTCGAGTACTTCAACGGCTACCGGCGGGCGGTCACCACCCAGGGCCCGCTCTCCTCGGTGAGATTCCTCAATCCCGTGCCCGGCCTCGCGCTGCCGGGCGCGCTCTCGCTGCAGAGCGACCTCAAGCAGAAGAACGAGCTGACCGGGCTCTACGCCCAGGACCAGATCGATCTCGGCTACGGCCTGCAGCTCCTGCTCGGCCTGCGCTACGACACCGGCACGCAGTTCTACTTCAGCCGCACGCCGACCTCGACGGCCATCCCGCCGGATCAGCAATTGTCCGGCCTGTCGCCGCGGGTCGGCCTGATTTACCGCGTCGCCGAACCCCTGGCGCTGTACGCCAGCTACACCACCTCGTTCAAGCCGCAGACTGCGAACGTCTTCGGGGTCGTCAACCCTCCGCCGGAGACCGGCGAGCAGATCGAGGTCGGCACCCGGTTCGACTTCTCGCCCGACCTGAGCCTGACCGCCTCGGTCTTCGACATCACCCGCAACAACGTCTCGGCCAACGACCCGGTCCGGACCAACTATTCGATCATCACCGGGCAGCAGCGCTCGAAGGGCGTCGAGGCCGACCTCGCCGGGACGATCCTTCCGGGCTGGAAGATCATCGGCGGCGTCGGCTACACCGATGCCCGGGTGACGCGGGACACCACGATCCCAGTCGGCAACCGGCTGGAGGCGGCGCCGCTGTTCAGCGGCAGCTTCTGGACGACCTACCAGGTCCAGGAAGGCGCCTGGCGCGGCCTCGGCCTCGGCGTCGGCGTGACCTATGTCGGCTCGCGCTTCGGCGACATCTCCAACACCTACAAGGTCGGCGCCTATACCCGTGTCGACGCGGCCGTGTTCTACGACCTCGACGAGCATGCCCGGTTCTCGCTGAACCTGAAGAACCTGACCGACGCGCGCTACATCGAGCAGCCGTTCAACCAGTTCAACAACCTGCCGGGGGCGCCGTTCTCGGTGCTGGCGACGCTCACGGCGCGGATGTAG
- a CDS encoding DUF459 domain-containing protein: MGWPTGRELSRLALSRLRLGLLSGLLAGVGLPEAARAQYYDEGTGYRRAPAYRQAPAPEPQRQFYWPWEDRPAAAPQAQDAGRPAYRGAYRTPRPRREREREREREVTHSREGRSVQRPKPRPAPVVARPAAPKPKTDPRTQIAVFGDSLAELLGQGLDTVYEANPDVVVLRRAKGDSGLVRKDVVDWPKAAEDTLKSNPKVSYAVVMIGANDRQPLRDGDQTIEPLSERWRVLYRDRVDALLKVFTDRKVPVVWVGEPPMKSDTLSADITSLNEIFRDRVQRAGGVYVDIWPAFVDENNRYAANGPDLEGQQARLRTADGVHFTKAGARKAAHFADVEIKRLLEATTGTPSLPDAVSPLAPEAPPAAAGEAKLDDDAAIDRLITAMLPSLPEPPGIPALPVKPAAGPVLPLTRNEVAPGGQLVTGRPRIDRDTGYTLERSLTRGAAPPTQPGRADDFRWPRG; this comes from the coding sequence ATGGGGTGGCCGACGGGACGGGAACTGTCGCGCCTCGCCCTCTCGCGCCTGCGATTGGGCCTGCTCTCGGGCCTGCTCGCGGGCGTCGGCCTGCCGGAGGCGGCCCGGGCGCAATATTACGACGAGGGCACCGGCTACCGCCGCGCGCCCGCCTACCGGCAAGCCCCCGCGCCCGAGCCGCAACGGCAATTCTACTGGCCCTGGGAGGACCGGCCCGCAGCGGCGCCCCAGGCGCAGGATGCCGGCCGGCCCGCCTATCGTGGCGCCTACCGCACGCCCCGCCCGCGGCGGGAGCGGGAACGCGAGCGGGAGCGCGAGGTGACGCATAGCCGCGAGGGGCGCTCGGTGCAGCGGCCCAAGCCCCGCCCGGCCCCGGTCGTGGCCCGGCCCGCCGCCCCCAAGCCGAAGACCGACCCGCGCACGCAGATCGCGGTGTTCGGCGATTCTCTCGCCGAGCTCCTCGGCCAGGGCCTCGACACGGTCTACGAGGCGAATCCGGACGTGGTGGTGCTCCGCCGCGCCAAGGGCGACAGCGGCCTCGTGCGCAAGGACGTGGTCGATTGGCCGAAGGCCGCGGAGGACACCCTCAAGTCCAACCCGAAGGTGTCCTACGCCGTCGTGATGATCGGCGCCAACGACCGCCAACCCCTGCGCGACGGGGATCAGACGATCGAGCCCCTGAGCGAGCGCTGGCGCGTGCTCTACCGCGACCGGGTCGACGCGCTGCTGAAGGTCTTCACCGACCGCAAGGTGCCGGTTGTCTGGGTCGGCGAGCCGCCGATGAAGAGCGACACTCTCTCGGCCGACATCACCTCGCTCAACGAGATCTTTCGCGATCGGGTGCAGCGGGCGGGCGGCGTCTACGTCGACATCTGGCCAGCCTTCGTCGACGAGAACAACCGCTACGCCGCGAACGGGCCCGACCTCGAGGGGCAGCAGGCGCGCCTGCGCACCGCCGACGGCGTGCACTTCACGAAGGCCGGCGCCCGCAAGGCGGCCCATTTCGCCGATGTCGAGATCAAGCGGCTGCTCGAGGCGACGACCGGCACCCCGTCCCTGCCGGACGCCGTCTCGCCGCTCGCCCCGGAGGCGCCGCCGGCGGCGGCGGGCGAGGCCAAGCTCGACGACGACGCGGCGATCGACCGGCTCATCACCGCGATGCTGCCGAGCCTGCCGGAGCCGCCGGGCATCCCGGCGCTGCCGGTCAAGCCCGCCGCCGGCCCGGTGCTGCCGCTCACCCGCAACGAGGTCGCGCCGGGCGGCCAGCTCGTCACCGGCCGGCCGCGGATCGACCGCGACACCGGCTACACCCTGGAGCGCAGCCTGACCCGCGGCGCGGCACCCCCGACCCAGCCCGGCCGGGCGGACGATTTCCGCTGGCCGCGGGGATGA
- a CDS encoding transglutaminase-like cysteine peptidase, with amino-acid sequence MRIAGRKGGIGIARTVAVAAGLLASAGGAGSQTLAALPAVTIPAAAVGEARPVPAWTEFCARYASECAVDTSEPAQVTLTPRLWQTVTGINRQVNASLRAVTDQEHWGVPDRWDLAEDGSGDCEDYQLLKRKLLAQAGLPRRAMRMTVVIDEKGEGHAVLMLRTDRGDLVLDNKTSAVLPWHKTGYTFIKREGDENARWVSLGRAVSPVVTANR; translated from the coding sequence ATGCGTATCGCGGGTCGCAAGGGCGGAATCGGAATCGCGCGGACCGTGGCGGTCGCCGCCGGGCTGCTGGCTTCGGCGGGCGGGGCGGGCAGCCAGACCCTGGCGGCGCTCCCGGCCGTGACCATCCCGGCGGCGGCCGTCGGCGAGGCCCGGCCGGTCCCGGCCTGGACCGAGTTCTGTGCCCGCTACGCGTCGGAATGCGCGGTGGATACCAGCGAGCCGGCGCAGGTGACGCTCACCCCGCGGCTGTGGCAGACGGTCACCGGCATCAACCGCCAGGTCAACGCGTCCCTGCGCGCGGTCACCGACCAGGAGCATTGGGGCGTGCCGGACCGCTGGGACCTGGCCGAGGACGGCTCGGGCGATTGCGAGGATTACCAGCTCCTCAAGCGCAAGCTCCTGGCGCAGGCCGGCCTGCCGCGACGGGCGATGCGGATGACGGTGGTGATCGACGAGAAGGGCGAGGGCCACGCGGTGCTGATGTTGCGCACCGACCGCGGCGACCTGGTCCTCGACAACAAGACCAGTGCCGTGCTGCCCTGGCACAAGACCGGATACACCTTCATCAAGCGCGAGGGCGACGAGAACGCCCGCTGGGTCTCGCTCGGCCGGGCGGTGTCGCCGGTCGTCACCGCGAATCGCTGA